The Candidatus Methylomirabilis lanthanidiphila genomic interval GTGCCCCCGTTCGTACTCTTAAAGACGCCGCCGCTGGTCCCTGCGTAAAGGGTGTTGGGGGTGGTGGAGGCATCAACGGCCAGGGTCCAGACCGGTCCGCCCCAGGGCCCATTACTGGTCCATGTATTGACCCCGGCATGGGCCACGCCTTGCCCGCCCGCCCAGAGCAATACCGAGACGAGCGCCATGCCGACAGTGACACACCACGCTTGACACGATATCCGATGTCGCATTCCGGCTCCTCCAACGACGCGCAGTCGTTTTACCCGGCCATCCGATAACAATTGACAGTGATTGTGACATAGACCGACCTGTTTGTGTCAATACGCCTTTTGGCGTACGTAGCTCGCCCGTTCGATCTTATGGCGCAGCGAACACCTCAATCGTGTAGAACTCCGATACATAGACAGACGTGGCCGTACAGTCCTCAACTCTGAAAATCACGTTGTAGGTGCCGGGGAGAAGCGCTCCGGGATCCAGCGTCGCGAGGAGCGTCCAGGACTTTGATGTGCCGATCCGGGTGTTGGTCACGCCGCCGGTGGTATCCCGATTGCGTCCCAGGATCAGTTGGCCCTCCAGGTTGAAAACGAAGAATTTGAGCGAAACCGGCGGTACCCCAAGACAGGCATCATTGGGGTCGTAGTAGATATGCTCGACTGTAATCGAATCGGTCGTCAGGAAGGTCCGCCCCAGGGGAGAAGCGGGCGCAGGCGGCGCGGTAAATGTCGCCGAGGCCGCCTTGGCGCCGTCCATGGTCAGCGTGCAGGTGATCCCGGTCCCAAAGCCCGCGCAGTCGCCGCCCCAGCCGTCGAAGGTCGAACCGCCGGTCGCCGCCGCCGTCAGGGTAACGGGCGTCCCGGAGGTGTAGCTCTCATTGCAGTCGCCGCCGCAGTCGATCCCGCCCGGGCCGCTGGTCACGGTGCCCGAACCGGTGCCCCCCTTGGTGACGGTGAGGGAATAGGAGCCGGGCGTCGGCGGAACATTAAATGTCGCCGACACCGTCTTGGCGCTGTCGATAGTGAGATTGCAGGTCGTAGCGGCCCCCGAGCAGGCCCCGCCCCAGCCGATAAACGTTGAACCGCCGGTCGCCGCCGCCGTCAGGGTAACGGGCGTCCCGGAGGTGTAGCTCTCATTGCAGTCGCCGCCGCAGTCGATCCCGCCCGGGCCGCTGGTCACGGTGCCCGAACCGGTGCCCCCCTTGGTGACGGTGAGGGCGTACACGCTGGGCGGCGCCGCGAACGTCGCCGACACCGTCTTGGCGCCGTCCATGGTAAGGGCACAGGTCGTGGCGCTGCCCGTGCAGGCCCCGGTCCAGCCTGTGAAGGTCGAGCCGATGGCCGGGGTCGCCGTCAGGACGACGCCGTTGCCGGCGTTAAAGGAGGCGCTGCAGGCGCTCCCGCAGTCGATCCCGACAGGGCTGCTGGTCACCGCGCCCGAGCCGGTGCCGCCTTTACTCACTGTCAGGTTGTAGGAGACCGGCGGCGGCGGAACGGTGAACGTCGCCGACACCGTCTTGGCGCCGTCCATGGTAAGGGCACAGGTCGTGGCGCTGCCCGTGCAGGCCCCGGTCCAGCCTGTGAAGGTCGAGCCGCCTGATGTGTTCGCCGTAAGGGTGACGGCGCCCCCGAAGTTTCCGGCGCACGTTCCGGGACAGTTGATGCCGGACGGGCTGCTCGTCACGCTGCCGGTCCCGGTGACGGTGACGTTGAGGGAGTAGGTCGGCAGCAGATCAAAGGCGGCAGTTGCTGTCTTGGCGCTGCTCATGGTGAGGTTACAGGTCGAGGCGCTGCCGGTACAGTCCCCGCTCCAGTTCACGAACGTGGAACCGGCTGTCGCCACGGCCGTGAGGGCGACAAGTGTGTTTTCGCCGTACGACTCGCTGCAGTCGCCGCCGCAGTTGATGCCCGCCGGGTTGCTGGTCACTGTGCCTGTGCCGGCGCCGGACTTGGACACACTCAGCGCGTGGGTGGCTGGCGGGGGGTTAAAGGTGGCGATGCAGGTCTTGTCGGCGTTGACGGTCACTTGGCCGCTGCTGTCGCAGTCCCCACCCCACCCACCAAACGTCGAGCCATCCGTCGGGGTGGCCGTAAGGGTAACGAGCGGGCTGGACAGGTAGCTTTCGCTGCAGTCCGACCCGCAGTTGATCCCGGTAGGGCTACTGGTCACCGTGCCCGTGCCGGCGCCGTCCTTGGTCACAGTGAGGGTCAATGCGGGCAGGTTTGTGCCGGTCAACTCGCTCGTGGATGTCTCAGTTACTAAAGTCAGGTTATCGGTGGTGGTAGTTGTGCTTTTGACCGGACCGACATTTTGGGTCAGATAAAGGGTCAAGGCGAGTGTTTGATCAACGTTAGTACCTGAACACGAACCCGCAATACGAACCGCCCCAGTGATATGCAGAACATTGTCAAAATGCCCCGCCGGGACATCGATACTTCCAATACCGTTCACCGTAAATACTTGGGGTTCGCTATAAGGGAGAGAACACGTTACAGTAGTTCCCCCGAGGCCCGCCCCTGGGATTTCCAGTGTGGCGGTCCCGCTCGTGGGGCTGGCGGTCGATCCGACGTCTGTCGTCCCATTGGCCAGAACGACTGGAGAGTTGCTGAAAGTTATAGTGACATTTCTCGGTTGATTATTGACTATTACGCCAGGCGTATACCTCCGGTGCAGGCGGATGCCGTTGCTGTCGCTGGTATAATAGCTCCTCGAACCGTTCACAGGGGCGCCGATAGCGGGGGCTGATGTATCCAGCCGGATGGTCGAAACCTGATTAATATCGGTAGTGGTCGAGTTCCTCGTGACGGTGGCGGTTCCCTGGAACGTCAGTGTCTCGTCAAGAACGTTGTAGTCCCAGCTTGCGCCTGTCGGGAGGGGAAAATATGGGGCCGATGGAAAGGAGACGGCTATTGCCTCGCTGGAAACAAAGGTGATCGCCATCGCGAATACGGCCAGAATAATTCGGCTGATGAGCTTTGCGGAAATGTTCATCGCTTCCTGTCACCTCCGGGGGGTGTGCCGTGATGCTCTGGACGGCTGCGGGAGGGTACGTCGCGTCCTCCCCGTCATCTTATGGGGAAGGCGCGCAATGGTCGGTTGCCTGATTCCCGGCGCCATCGGTATCGCGCAGTTCATCATTCCGGGCGTGACCCCGGATCGGGTCCGGGGCAGGCTCAGGAATCCGGTGCCTTTCTGGATTCCCGCTTTCGCGGGAATGACGTCCATTGCTGAGATGTATGACGGGCTGTATAGCGTTGTCTGTATATCGCATATGCGCCCCCCTGTCAAGTATTTTGGGCTTTCTGCCTGAGCCTGTGGCGGTATCGTCGAATTCCCCTCGCCGGGCTTTCCTCATTGACTTCTTTGGAGGCGCTCAGTAAGCTGTTGCGGCGGTTCACAGCTCTCAGTCCGGATCATCTGCCCGCCTGTACGGAGGAATGTCCGTAACCGAACGGCCCCATCACACGTATGATATACAGTAGGCACAGTCCGGAGCCACCCGGGGCAGGGAATGAGGGACCCGGCGAAGAGGCGCGGCTTATCCGGGAAGCGCAGCAAGGGGACCAGCGATCGTTTGAGGCCCTGCTCAGGTTGTATGACCGCCACGTGTTTGCTATTATCGGTAGCTTTCTCCGGCGGAAGCAGGACGCGGAAGACCTGGCCCAGGACGTCTTTCTGAAAGCCTACCTGGCGATCGGGCGGTTCCGACCCGGGGCGCCGTTCGCGCCATGGCTGCGGCGGATCACCGTCAACACCTGTTACGATTACCTCCGGAAAATCCGTTCGCACGCCGAGGTCACCTTTACCGACCTGGGGGAGGGCGAGGGTGATGTGATGCACCGCCTGGTCGAGCAGGGCTTTCCGGCGCCCGGACATGAGGTCGACGACCAGGTCGCGGCCAGAGACCTGGCAGAGCGGATTCTGGCCGGTCTTGCGCCGAAGGATCGACTGGTCATTACCCTTCGGGAGGTTCACGGATTGGAGATTGCGGAGATCGCCGACGCCCTCGGCTGCACCCGGGCGGCCGCGAAGGTCCGTCTGTGGCGGGCGCGTCGGGCCATGCAGGCAAGGCTTCAGGGTCTGATCCGTCAGGAAGAGGAGACGGCAGAACGTGCAAGGAGGGACAGATGACGTGCCGTGAGGTCAAGCAACAGCTCAAGCAGGAAGGATGGGAAGACCGGCGTATTCCGGAGGATAGCGCGTTGGCGACTCACCTGACGGGCTGTCGCCGGTGCCGTGAGGCGGCGCGGGTCGCCAAGCTGTCTTCGGTGCTGCTGGGCGCGCTGCGCGACGAGACCGGACCGGGCCCGTCGTTTTACCCCCGGTTGCGGGCGCGATTGGCGGAGTCCGGGATCGGCCAACCCGACGCCACCCTGCTTGATGCCTGGGGATTCGCCAGGCGATTGGTCCCGGCGCTGGCGGTCGGGGTCGTGCTGCTCGCCGGGGTGACGCTCTCCGTGGGCGGGTCGCGGTCGTCTCTGCCGATCTACGTTGCGGGGGGCGCGGAGATCGATGCGTTTTCCCTCGATGAGGTGAACCTGCCTGGGGTAGTCGGGCCGCCGAGTCGGGACCAGATACTGGCGTTTGTGTTGACGCAAGGTGTAAGGTGTCAGGCGCAAGGCGCAACGTGCGAAGACGAGGGTTCGAGATCGGACAAGTAGGACGAATCGGATGATGGCGACGCGCGCGAAGGTCGGGTTTGCCTTTTTCGCCGTCTTTCTCTTGGGCATTGCGGCGGGCGCCCTGAGCTTGTCGGTATACCAACGTCAGGCCGGTCCGGTGCGCCAGGCTGTGTGGCTTGGACAGTTCAATCGAGAGCGTTATGTCAGGGA includes:
- the rpoE_2 gene encoding ECF RNA polymerase sigma-E factor, translated to MIYSRHSPEPPGAGNEGPGEEARLIREAQQGDQRSFEALLRLYDRHVFAIIGSFLRRKQDAEDLAQDVFLKAYLAIGRFRPGAPFAPWLRRITVNTCYDYLRKIRSHAEVTFTDLGEGEGDVMHRLVEQGFPAPGHEVDDQVAARDLAERILAGLAPKDRLVITLREVHGLEIAEIADALGCTRAAAKVRLWRARRAMQARLQGLIRQEEETAERARRDR